The Halobellus sp. MBLA0158 genome has a window encoding:
- the nth gene encoding endonuclease III, whose protein sequence is MGTPLDDREEQAAAVLDRLYEEYPDSTISLNFADRLELLVAVVLSAQCTDERVNEVTEDLFEKYRSPEDYAAADEEKLAEDIYGITFHNNKAGYLKSIGETLVEEHDGEVPDTMSDLTDLSGVGRKTANVVLQHGHDVVEGIVVDTHVQRIARRLGLADEERPEKIEQELMELVPESDWQQFTHLFISHGRAVCTARNPDCEECVLEDVCPSSKLDSDVDLASGEAWG, encoded by the coding sequence ATGGGCACGCCGCTCGACGACCGCGAGGAACAGGCCGCCGCGGTGCTCGACCGCCTCTACGAGGAGTACCCGGACTCGACGATCTCGCTGAACTTCGCCGATCGACTGGAGCTGCTCGTCGCCGTCGTGCTCTCGGCGCAGTGTACCGACGAGCGCGTGAACGAGGTCACCGAAGACCTCTTCGAGAAGTACCGGTCGCCCGAGGACTACGCCGCGGCCGACGAGGAGAAACTCGCCGAGGACATCTACGGGATCACTTTCCACAACAACAAGGCCGGCTACCTCAAGTCGATCGGCGAGACGCTCGTCGAGGAACACGACGGCGAGGTGCCCGATACGATGAGCGACCTCACCGACCTCTCGGGCGTCGGCCGCAAGACCGCCAACGTCGTCCTCCAGCACGGCCACGACGTCGTCGAGGGGATCGTCGTCGACACGCACGTCCAGCGGATCGCGCGGCGGCTCGGCCTCGCCGACGAGGAGCGTCCCGAGAAGATCGAACAGGAGCTGATGGAGTTGGTCCCGGAATCCGACTGGCAGCAGTTCACGCACCTGTTCATCAGCCACGGTCGCGCGGTCTGTACGGCCCGGAACCCTGACTGCGAGGAGTGCGTGCTCGAAGACGTCTGCCCCTCCTCGAAGCTCGACAGCGACGTCGACCTCGCGTCCGGCGAGGCGTGGGGGTAG
- a CDS encoding DUF7321 family protein, whose amino-acid sequence MVSDSAIATVAALMVTASLPFYLYGAWVMIDAETVTWDLLVYHLKIIVPGLVLTTVPVASWMVPRLLDQLTGVAVLHALLGLQAYALLVFALTGIVRILQVKREADLYDDPDQEIDIDELHPNMSAWRGRLRAGVFGYVLFWLLAWLLGLYRFGIRYVLG is encoded by the coding sequence ATGGTATCCGACTCGGCCATCGCGACGGTCGCCGCGCTGATGGTCACGGCGAGTCTCCCGTTTTACCTCTACGGCGCGTGGGTGATGATCGACGCCGAGACGGTGACCTGGGACCTCCTCGTCTACCACCTGAAGATCATCGTGCCGGGGCTCGTCCTCACCACCGTTCCGGTGGCGTCGTGGATGGTGCCGCGGCTGCTCGATCAGCTGACCGGGGTGGCGGTCCTGCACGCGCTCTTGGGACTGCAGGCGTACGCCCTGCTCGTGTTCGCGCTGACGGGCATCGTGCGGATCCTCCAGGTGAAGCGCGAGGCGGACCTCTACGACGACCCCGACCAGGAGATCGACATCGACGAGCTCCACCCGAATATGAGCGCCTGGCGCGGCCGGCTCCGCGCCGGCGTCTTCGGCTACGTGCTCTTTTGGCTCCTCGCGTGGCTCCTCGGGCTGTATCGGTTCGGGATCCGCTACGTGCTCGGGTGA
- a CDS encoding DUF7319 domain-containing protein, producing the protein MTEPSEESYATDRRADAAAAGDSDADTDGSDAGPSAPESDDLEALRREVEETYDFDDFGPADMAEMSLEEWEAAFDPDTWIVGEELLDRVEQELEARVAIREIFAVVERITEGEDRVVAYSDEGYAVIYDDGSVEGEGTVLRDVKPTVALCSMSDYELMDAPEDASLPEPEEVVEGSGEFGNLMLQIVAGVQILVGVGILIAWLALPSLSTVVAPIASFGFLVIGAFLFFVVANARLSDRFRTEEFRARLRALDAADDEPPEAVAEVMPDADTETDVDGDSAANENENGTETDRTDG; encoded by the coding sequence ATGACGGAGCCCTCAGAGGAGTCGTACGCGACGGACCGCCGCGCCGACGCGGCGGCCGCCGGCGACTCCGACGCCGACACCGACGGTTCAGATGCTGGCCCGTCCGCCCCCGAGTCAGACGACCTCGAGGCGCTCCGGAGGGAGGTCGAAGAGACCTACGACTTCGACGACTTCGGCCCCGCCGATATGGCCGAGATGAGCCTCGAAGAGTGGGAGGCGGCGTTCGATCCCGACACCTGGATCGTCGGCGAGGAGCTCCTCGACCGGGTCGAACAGGAGCTCGAAGCGCGGGTCGCGATCCGCGAGATCTTCGCGGTCGTAGAGCGCATCACCGAGGGCGAAGACCGCGTCGTCGCCTACTCCGACGAGGGGTACGCGGTCATCTACGACGACGGCAGCGTCGAGGGCGAGGGCACGGTCCTCCGGGACGTCAAGCCCACCGTCGCGCTCTGTTCGATGTCCGACTACGAGCTGATGGACGCGCCCGAGGACGCCTCGCTTCCCGAGCCCGAGGAGGTCGTCGAGGGAAGCGGCGAGTTCGGCAATCTGATGCTCCAGATCGTCGCGGGCGTCCAGATCCTCGTCGGCGTCGGAATCCTGATCGCGTGGCTGGCCCTCCCGTCCCTGTCGACGGTCGTCGCACCGATCGCCTCGTTCGGCTTCCTCGTGATCGGCGCCTTCCTCTTTTTCGTCGTCGCGAACGCCCGGCTCTCCGATCGCTTCCGGACCGAGGAGTTCCGGGCCCGGCTTCGCGCGCTCGACGCCGCGGACGACGAGCCGCCGGAGGCCGTCGCCGAGGTGATGCCAGACGCCGACACCGAAACCGATGTCGACGGCGACTCCGCGGCGAACGAGAACGAGAACGGAACCGAGACCGACCGAACTGACGGGTGA
- a CDS encoding plastocyanin/azurin family copper-binding protein, whose amino-acid sequence MKRRDFLRAASVPAAAATASAATGTGAAQETEGGTATGTATGTSTGTGTSTGTGTGTATSGGGGGGPTATVTVGPGGSLVFEPGTSEPLQIAPGTTVEFVWESDNHNIVVDSQPDGANWQGHEPLENTGFTYTHTFETLGTYEYYCAPHQSAGMVGTIEVVENPNAGGGGGGEKELHSFGVPIHAHWVGAATILGILVTVIFTFYVLKYGESAHTGTGRNG is encoded by the coding sequence ATGAAGAGGCGGGACTTTCTGCGAGCAGCAAGCGTCCCTGCTGCCGCCGCGACGGCCTCTGCCGCCACCGGTACCGGCGCTGCCCAGGAGACGGAGGGCGGCACCGCGACCGGGACGGCAACCGGGACCAGCACCGGGACTGGCACGAGCACCGGAACCGGCACTGGCACCGCCACCTCCGGCGGCGGTGGCGGCGGCCCGACCGCCACGGTGACGGTCGGCCCCGGCGGCTCCCTGGTGTTCGAACCGGGGACGAGCGAGCCGCTCCAGATCGCGCCGGGCACGACGGTGGAGTTCGTCTGGGAGTCGGACAACCACAACATCGTCGTCGACAGCCAGCCCGATGGCGCGAACTGGCAGGGCCACGAACCGCTTGAAAACACCGGCTTCACCTACACGCACACCTTCGAGACGCTCGGCACCTACGAGTACTACTGCGCGCCGCACCAGAGCGCGGGGATGGTCGGCACCATCGAGGTCGTCGAGAACCCCAACGCGGGCGGCGGCGGTGGCGGCGAGAAGGAGCTCCACTCGTTCGGCGTCCCGATCCACGCCCACTGGGTCGGCGCCGCGACGATCCTGGGGATCCTCGTGACCGTGATCTTCACGTTCTACGTCCTGAAGTACGGTGAGTCGGCCCACACCGGCACCGGGAGGAACGGATAA
- a CDS encoding DUF7318 family protein produces the protein MSSSGSTYGDIHRYEPARESTAAAIAIVLLTIIEVVFVFLFTYGLLSGWGLSETGNMYLGAVLAVIFIDLAFILALYRKEFLPDVVIVKKRRRKYEDLYIREEDVDGTPFADGAWDQVKRAIYPYYKR, from the coding sequence ATGTCATCGAGCGGCAGCACCTACGGCGACATCCATCGGTACGAACCGGCCCGCGAGAGTACGGCGGCCGCGATCGCGATCGTCCTGCTCACGATCATCGAGGTCGTCTTCGTGTTCCTGTTCACCTACGGCCTGCTGTCCGGCTGGGGCCTGAGCGAGACCGGGAATATGTATCTCGGCGCCGTCCTGGCCGTTATCTTCATCGACCTGGCGTTCATACTGGCGCTGTACCGCAAGGAGTTCCTGCCGGACGTCGTGATCGTGAAGAAGCGGCGCCGTAAGTACGAAGACCTCTACATTCGGGAGGAAGACGTCGACGGAACGCCGTTCGCCGACGGCGCGTGGGACCAAGTCAAGCGCGCGATCTACCCGTACTACAAGCGATAA
- a CDS encoding cytochrome b, with the protein MSLEKKDEYDHKGWMKEKDLTPVESTFLTTLIWLDKRFRIVDYLELLETLYYRVNLQMPKSHTEQYNLDNKFWYWYPLYTLGLFSTLAYVVAAISGALLGFYYSPSAAAGSEAAGTVAYESIAFIMRDLQFGFMLRSIHRWAAQVMVAAVFLHMLRVYFTGAYKEPRELNWLIGIVLISLTMVFGYTGYLLPWDQLAFWAGQIGVEMSLSIPLAGEWVAQLLFGGFSLSQATLQRMYILHVFLLPFVVTTLIAIHIGIVWVQGIAEPH; encoded by the coding sequence ATGAGCCTCGAAAAGAAAGACGAATACGACCACAAAGGCTGGATGAAGGAGAAGGATCTGACTCCTGTGGAGTCGACCTTCCTCACTACCCTCATCTGGCTGGACAAGCGGTTCCGCATCGTCGACTACCTGGAGCTCTTAGAGACCCTCTACTACCGGGTCAACCTCCAGATGCCGAAGAGCCACACCGAGCAGTACAACCTCGACAACAAGTTCTGGTACTGGTACCCGCTGTACACGCTGGGCCTGTTCTCGACCTTGGCGTACGTCGTCGCCGCCATCTCCGGCGCGCTGTTGGGCTTCTACTACAGCCCCTCGGCCGCCGCGGGATCGGAAGCGGCGGGGACCGTCGCCTACGAGAGCATCGCGTTCATTATGCGCGACCTCCAGTTCGGGTTTATGCTCCGCTCCATCCACCGGTGGGCGGCGCAGGTGATGGTCGCCGCGGTGTTCCTCCATATGCTCCGCGTGTACTTCACCGGCGCGTACAAGGAGCCCCGCGAGCTCAACTGGCTGATCGGCATCGTCCTGATCAGCCTGACGATGGTGTTCGGGTACACCGGCTACCTGCTCCCGTGGGACCAGCTCGCCTTCTGGGCGGGCCAGATCGGCGTCGAGATGTCGCTGTCGATCCCGCTCGCCGGCGAGTGGGTCGCCCAGCTGCTCTTCGGCGGCTTCTCGCTGAGCCAGGCGACGTTGCAACGGATGTACATCCTCCACGTGTTCCTGCTCCCGTTCGTGGTGACGACGCTCATCGCCATCCACATCGGCATCGTCTGGGTGCAGGGCATCGCAGAACCCCACTAG
- a CDS encoding cytochrome bc complex cytochrome b subunit has translation MTDDNTSETDSDSDSDDVRTDGSGIVAPDDETPTWRERKTRAQGLSRLTYEYFERARREDQDLRQESDYVERDVLAFPTWPHEVIRNLSIASFFVGMLLFLSATMPPHIGSPANPSSTPAIILPDWYLYWSFGLLKLGPLNPELAILGGQKLMADRTYGVLANLVVVGIVAIVPFLNKGSARRPVEQPFWAAVGVGGVIFAFTISVYSAKNLLPMNVHLAFDLTFLLPIVGGFVTWAVLKTMREGYMYDLNRRYYRLRPPK, from the coding sequence ATGACCGACGACAACACCTCCGAGACCGACTCCGACTCCGACTCCGACGACGTCCGCACAGACGGCAGCGGTATCGTCGCGCCCGACGACGAGACGCCGACGTGGCGCGAGCGCAAGACCCGCGCCCAGGGGCTCTCCCGGCTCACTTACGAGTACTTCGAGCGCGCTCGTCGAGAGGACCAGGACCTCCGCCAGGAGTCCGACTACGTCGAGCGCGACGTGCTCGCGTTCCCGACGTGGCCCCACGAAGTCATCCGAAACCTCTCCATCGCGAGCTTCTTCGTGGGGATGCTGCTGTTCCTGTCGGCGACGATGCCGCCGCACATCGGCTCGCCGGCGAACCCCTCCAGCACGCCCGCGATCATCCTGCCGGACTGGTACCTCTACTGGTCGTTCGGCCTGCTCAAGCTGGGCCCGCTGAACCCCGAACTGGCGATCCTGGGCGGCCAGAAGCTGATGGCCGACCGGACCTACGGCGTCCTCGCGAACCTCGTCGTCGTCGGGATCGTCGCCATCGTGCCCTTCCTCAACAAGGGGAGCGCGCGCCGGCCGGTCGAACAGCCGTTCTGGGCGGCCGTCGGCGTCGGCGGCGTCATCTTCGCGTTCACGATCAGCGTCTACTCCGCGAAGAATCTGCTCCCGATGAACGTCCACCTGGCGTTCGACCTGACGTTCCTGCTTCCGATCGTCGGCGGCTTCGTCACCTGGGCGGTCCTGAAGACGATGCGCGAGGGGTATATGTACGACCTCAACCGCCGGTACTACCGGCTCCGGCCACCGAAGTAA
- a CDS encoding DUF7315 family membrane protein gives MTDGDAAGAGTGAVDRPDAAAAETESGADAGSTEPSGADAEGATGTGVRGRDVVVPMPLYKVVTVFSTLIAVVSVVFGFMLLDAATLNVSFLGNAIRGLLAFVGLAVADGILSTVLAALGLGIIGFGAGVYVLGTRFRARGMGKSQEDSGEASNNDG, from the coding sequence ATGACTGATGGAGACGCGGCCGGCGCGGGCACGGGCGCAGTCGACCGCCCCGACGCCGCGGCGGCCGAGACGGAGTCGGGGGCGGACGCGGGCAGCACAGAGCCGAGCGGAGCGGACGCCGAGGGAGCGACGGGGACCGGCGTTCGCGGCCGCGACGTCGTCGTTCCGATGCCGCTGTACAAGGTCGTGACCGTGTTCTCGACGCTCATCGCGGTCGTGAGCGTCGTGTTCGGGTTTATGCTCCTCGACGCCGCGACGCTGAACGTGAGCTTCCTCGGCAACGCGATCCGCGGGCTGCTCGCGTTTGTCGGCCTCGCCGTCGCCGACGGCATCCTGAGCACGGTCCTGGCGGCGCTCGGGCTCGGCATCATCGGGTTCGGCGCCGGGGTGTACGTCCTCGGGACGCGGTTCCGCGCCCGCGGAATGGGAAAGTCTCAAGAGGACTCCGGCGAAGCTTCGAACAACGATGGCTGA
- a CDS encoding DUF7314 family protein: MADEFVKGLGIFTSAGLAWMVLAGWYRTPSFESSQQLVAPLSLGDSATMFDTLGVLLMDVFFWFAIIGALTFWVGIPAVRQAREAIEDRAQ, translated from the coding sequence ATGGCTGACGAGTTCGTCAAGGGTCTGGGGATCTTCACCAGCGCGGGACTCGCGTGGATGGTCCTCGCTGGGTGGTACCGTACGCCGAGTTTCGAGAGCAGTCAACAGCTCGTCGCCCCCCTGTCGCTCGGCGACTCCGCGACGATGTTCGACACGCTGGGGGTGTTGCTGATGGACGTGTTCTTCTGGTTCGCGATCATCGGCGCGCTGACCTTCTGGGTCGGCATCCCGGCCGTCCGGCAGGCCCGCGAAGCGATCGAAGACCGCGCGCAGTAG
- a CDS encoding DUF7313 family protein, protein MQPLQFLVPIDALESIDGILPIVVFALVVLNILTRLLQHNRHERQAEEGDDDEAISRWLPHTATTLAMVFASLLYMIVAPHGGMVMSVLVLGVFVTDFFEFESRKVEARSKSKDLEKPTAAIGASAFALLYASYQSFFFLIAPIWNSIV, encoded by the coding sequence ATGCAACCGCTACAGTTCCTCGTCCCGATCGACGCACTGGAGTCGATCGACGGGATCCTTCCGATCGTCGTCTTCGCGCTGGTGGTTCTCAACATCCTCACGCGGCTGCTCCAGCACAACCGCCACGAGCGGCAGGCCGAGGAGGGCGACGACGACGAGGCGATCTCTCGGTGGCTCCCGCATACGGCAACCACGCTGGCGATGGTGTTCGCGTCGCTCCTCTATATGATCGTCGCGCCCCACGGCGGAATGGTGATGTCGGTGCTGGTGCTCGGGGTGTTCGTCACGGACTTCTTCGAGTTCGAGTCCCGCAAGGTCGAAGCCCGCTCGAAGAGCAAGGACCTCGAAAAGCCGACGGCGGCGATCGGCGCGTCGGCCTTCGCGCTCCTGTACGCCAGCTATCAGAGCTTCTTCTTCCTGATCGCGCCGATCTGGAACTCGATCGTCTGA
- a CDS encoding NAD(+)/NADH kinase has product MSGASRSVLVVDADGSDATAEAVEARATERDGVDVERVSVPSRDAGTDTAGVDTADVDAVFAVGEASLFALAADPPACPVFVVDAGAGRYDASTAGVDAAIDAVATGAYETAPHPVLGVAVDGEPVGAALADVSLVTAEPARISEYGVASDGWSETVRADGIVVATPLGSEGYAHAVDGPLLAPETGLAAVPISPYAMHADTWVLQPPVSLSVERDEAAVSLLLDDAVARTVPAAVPISITVAETLSIAAPQTFGTATESDSGANAE; this is encoded by the coding sequence GTGAGCGGCGCGTCCCGGTCCGTGCTCGTCGTTGACGCCGACGGGTCCGACGCGACCGCCGAGGCCGTCGAAGCGCGGGCGACGGAGCGCGACGGCGTCGACGTCGAACGGGTGTCGGTCCCGAGCCGGGACGCGGGCACCGACACTGCCGGCGTCGATACCGCCGACGTCGACGCCGTCTTCGCCGTCGGCGAGGCGTCGCTTTTCGCGCTGGCGGCGGATCCGCCGGCCTGTCCCGTCTTCGTCGTCGACGCCGGGGCGGGACGCTACGACGCGTCGACGGCCGGGGTGGACGCCGCGATCGACGCCGTCGCGACGGGTGCGTACGAGACCGCGCCTCACCCCGTCCTCGGCGTCGCGGTCGACGGCGAGCCGGTCGGCGCGGCGCTCGCGGACGTGTCCCTCGTGACCGCAGAGCCCGCGCGCATCTCCGAGTACGGCGTCGCGTCGGACGGCTGGAGCGAGACCGTCAGGGCCGACGGGATCGTCGTCGCCACGCCGCTCGGGAGCGAAGGCTACGCGCACGCCGTGGACGGGCCGCTGCTCGCGCCCGAGACGGGGCTGGCGGCCGTGCCGATCTCCCCGTACGCGATGCACGCCGACACGTGGGTGCTCCAGCCTCCGGTCTCGCTGTCTGTCGAGCGCGACGAGGCGGCGGTGTCGCTCCTGCTCGACGACGCGGTCGCGCGGACGGTCCCGGCCGCGGTCCCGATCTCGATCACCGTCGCGGAGACGCTGTCGATCGCCGCGCCGCAGACGTTCGGTACGGCCACAGAGAGCGACTCCGGCGCGAACGCGGAGTGA
- a CDS encoding alpha/beta fold hydrolase, producing MKLRSVVGAAIAGTGAIALANAAIRNRAPPLEPALSGSQRTFEWNGFDVQYAEAGDPEAPDLVLLHGINAAGSNGEFREIFDDLSEDYHVVAPDLPGFGTSERPPLRYSATLYREFVRDFVAEFDTPAVVASSLTGAYLVDAADDLDFASVVLICPTERGGPDRNLLARELLRSPVLGEGLFNLLGSKPSIRYFNADHGYYDMGKVSEEWMDYEWRTAHQPNARYAPASFVSGFLNAEFDLGEALADVDAPVTLLWGREAEITPLKRGRDLAAAADCRLVVVDDAKLLPHVEFPAASLDVVRDAVGQ from the coding sequence ATGAAACTCAGATCGGTCGTCGGCGCCGCGATCGCCGGGACCGGCGCGATCGCGCTCGCCAACGCCGCGATTCGGAATCGGGCCCCGCCGCTGGAGCCGGCGCTCTCCGGGTCCCAGCGGACGTTCGAGTGGAACGGCTTCGACGTGCAGTACGCGGAGGCGGGCGACCCCGAGGCCCCCGACCTCGTGTTGCTCCACGGGATCAACGCCGCCGGCTCGAACGGGGAGTTCCGCGAAATTTTCGACGACCTGTCCGAGGACTACCACGTCGTCGCGCCGGACCTCCCGGGCTTCGGGACCTCCGAGCGGCCGCCGCTCCGCTACTCGGCGACGCTGTACCGGGAGTTCGTCCGCGACTTCGTCGCCGAGTTCGATACGCCCGCGGTCGTCGCCTCGTCGCTGACGGGCGCGTACCTCGTCGATGCCGCGGACGACCTCGATTTCGCGTCCGTCGTCCTGATCTGTCCGACGGAGCGCGGCGGCCCGGATCGGAACCTCCTCGCCCGCGAGCTCCTCCGCTCGCCGGTCCTCGGCGAGGGGCTGTTCAATCTGCTCGGCTCGAAGCCCTCGATCCGCTATTTCAACGCCGACCACGGCTACTACGATATGGGGAAGGTGAGCGAGGAGTGGATGGACTACGAGTGGCGGACCGCCCACCAGCCGAACGCGCGGTACGCGCCGGCGTCGTTCGTCAGCGGCTTCCTCAACGCCGAGTTCGACCTCGGAGAGGCCCTCGCCGACGTCGACGCCCCCGTGACGCTGCTGTGGGGCCGCGAGGCGGAGATCACGCCGCTGAAGCGCGGCCGAGACTTGGCGGCGGCGGCGGACTGCCGGCTGGTCGTCGTCGACGACGCCAAGCTCCTCCCGCACGTGGAGTTCCCCGCGGCGTCGCTCGACGTCGTCCGCGACGCCGTCGGGCAGTGA
- the meaB gene encoding methylmalonyl Co-A mutase-associated GTPase MeaB → MGGDDPEGEDVADPDATEARIERLVERLLAGEHRALARAITLIENRAPGHRDLVARLHGHAGDAAVVGVTGSPGAGKSTLVDKLARAYRDRGQTVGIVAVDPSSPYSGGSVLGDRIRMGASSGDMDVFVRSMSARGRLGGLSTATTEAITALDAFGKDVVVVETVGAGQSEVDIVRTADTVAVLVQPGSGDDVQMLKAGILEIGDVFVVNKADMDGAARTVAELEEMLHRQRSAGEAESAQSGHHGPGMASGADAATREDGSDATAEWDPRIVETVATTGEGVDDLLDALDGHDAWLRESGAREAKARQRHGAEIRRLVRSDLTELAEAELARRGGLDALAERVQARETDPYTVADGVVEPIRECVKSDEDGSGDGGDPENE, encoded by the coding sequence ATGGGCGGAGACGACCCCGAAGGCGAGGACGTCGCGGATCCAGACGCCACCGAGGCGCGCATCGAGCGCCTCGTAGAGCGGCTGCTCGCCGGCGAGCACCGCGCGCTGGCGCGAGCGATCACCCTGATCGAGAACCGCGCGCCGGGCCACCGCGACCTCGTCGCCCGGCTCCACGGCCACGCGGGCGACGCCGCCGTCGTCGGCGTCACCGGCAGCCCCGGCGCGGGGAAGTCGACGCTCGTCGACAAGCTCGCGCGGGCGTACCGCGACCGGGGCCAGACCGTGGGAATCGTCGCCGTCGACCCCTCCTCGCCGTACTCGGGCGGCTCGGTCCTCGGCGACCGGATCCGGATGGGCGCGTCGAGCGGCGATATGGACGTCTTCGTCCGGTCGATGAGCGCGCGGGGGCGGCTCGGCGGGCTCTCGACCGCGACGACGGAAGCGATCACCGCGCTCGACGCCTTCGGCAAGGATGTCGTCGTCGTCGAGACCGTCGGCGCCGGCCAGAGCGAGGTCGACATCGTCCGGACCGCCGACACCGTCGCGGTGCTCGTCCAGCCCGGCAGCGGCGACGACGTCCAGATGCTGAAGGCCGGGATCCTGGAGATCGGCGACGTCTTCGTCGTCAACAAGGCCGATATGGACGGGGCCGCCCGCACCGTCGCCGAACTGGAGGAGATGCTTCACCGCCAGCGCTCGGCGGGCGAGGCCGAGTCCGCGCAGAGCGGCCACCACGGCCCCGGGATGGCGAGCGGTGCCGACGCGGCGACCCGCGAAGACGGTTCCGACGCGACGGCCGAGTGGGACCCGCGGATCGTCGAGACGGTCGCGACGACCGGCGAGGGCGTCGACGACCTCCTCGACGCGCTCGACGGACACGACGCCTGGCTCCGCGAGTCCGGCGCGCGCGAGGCGAAGGCGCGGCAGCGACACGGCGCGGAGATCCGCCGGCTCGTCCGGAGCGACCTCACGGAGCTCGCGGAGGCCGAACTGGCGCGACGGGGAGGCCTCGACGCCCTCGCCGAGCGGGTCCAGGCCCGCGAGACCGACCCCTACACCGTCGCCGACGGGGTCGTCGAGCCGATCCGGGAGTGCGTGAAATCGGACGAGGACGGATCGGGCGACGGCGGCGACCCCGAAAACGAGTGA
- a CDS encoding cobalamin B12-binding domain-containing protein, whose amino-acid sequence MSADAEHGGRSRPIRCLIAKVGLDGHDRGAHVIARAFRDAGFEVVYSGLHRSPEEIVQAAVQEDVDVLGISILSGAHNTLVPKVVDGLEEYGAFADTLLIVGGIIPEEDREGLREMGVAAIFGPGTPMEETIEFVREHAPERE is encoded by the coding sequence ATGAGCGCCGACGCCGAACACGGCGGGCGGAGCCGTCCGATCCGCTGTCTCATCGCGAAGGTCGGTCTCGACGGGCACGACCGGGGGGCTCACGTCATCGCCCGCGCGTTCCGGGACGCCGGGTTCGAGGTGGTGTACTCCGGCCTGCACCGCTCGCCCGAGGAGATCGTCCAGGCCGCCGTCCAGGAGGACGTCGACGTGCTCGGGATCTCGATCCTCTCGGGCGCGCACAACACCCTCGTGCCGAAGGTCGTCGACGGGCTGGAGGAGTACGGCGCCTTCGCGGACACGCTGTTGATCGTCGGCGGCATCATTCCCGAGGAGGACCGCGAGGGGCTCCGGGAGATGGGCGTCGCCGCGATCTTCGGCCCCGGGACGCCGATGGAAGAGACGATCGAGTTCGTGCGCGAGCACGCCCCCGAGCGCGAGTGA